From the genome of Fusarium fujikuroi IMI 58289 draft genome, chromosome FFUJ_chr06:
CAATCCTTTTTCCATCATCAGCTCGCACAGGCGTATACCTGTATGCCCATTCGTCTTGGATTGGTCAATGACCATCGCATTGAGCAGGCCCCTTCCGCGAATCGTTTCGATGATGTCCGTCTGAGCCTGGATTTCTTTGAGACCATCGCGCATGACGCAACCAAGTCGTTCAGCATTCTCAGCCAAGCCCTCTTCCTCGACAACTTGCAGAGCACGCATCGCAACAGCGGCTCCAAGTGGATTACCACCATATGTTGATCCGTGGGTTCCTGGTTCGACCGTGAGCATTACAGCATCATCTCCCAACACGCATGAGACAGGATACATGCCACCTGTCATAGTCTTGCCCAAAAGAACCATGTCAGGCCTGATGCCACTCCAGTAGTGGCCCAGAAACTTTCCAGTTCTTCCAATTCCTGTCTGAATCTCGTCACAAATTAAGAGAACATTGTGTTTATCGCAGAGTGCTCTTGCATGTTGAAGATAGTCGTCATTGGCAACAATGACACCTGCATCGCCTTGGATCGGCTCAACAATGAAGGCTGCTAGGCTAAATCCAGCTGCTTCAAATGCTTCTTCGAGTGCAGCCTTGTCATTTAATTGGATGTGCCGATCGGTTCCAGGGATGGTGCAGCTGATATTCGGGTCCAATGGGCCATAGTTGTTGCGCGACATGGTATCTGAAGCTAACGCGATAGTTGCTAACTGCAAAAGTAATTTAGCATCGATGAAATTAATCTCATAATGTTCAATTCACATACCGTACGTCCATGGTGGTTTCCAGCCGCCCCCAGCACGATAGCCTCGTTTTCAGGTACACCTTTGACCTTATACGCCCATTTCCTCGAGACTTTAATGGCAGTCTCTGATGCTTCGGCGCCGGTACTCGAAGGTAGAGCTCTATCATACCCAAAAAGCCCAGTTACATACCGCACAAATTGAGGATAGATGTCGTTATGAAACGCGCGAGACGTAAGTGTCAGTCGTGACGCCTGCTCAACTGGGGCAGCGACGAGCTTTGGATGGCAATGGCCATGATTGAGGGCGGTGGAAGCAGCGTGAAAGTCGAGATAGTGACGACCTTCAGGGTCCCATACGGACGCTCCTTGGCCACGGGATAAAACGATAGGAAGAGACTGGTAGTTTTTGGCCGAGAAATCGTGTTCGGCTTTGAGTGCCTCTTCCGAGCTGACTACTGTCGAAGGGCCATGGCGTTCACCGTTGGTGAGTTGAGTGTGGTTTTCAATGCCCATGATCAAAGATGATGTTTCAAAATGCTGATGAAAAGGTAAAGTGTTTCAAAAATGAAAATGGAGACAGAAATAGACTTCGGTTATTTTTCTagtaaagtaataaatacAGAGGACTGTATAACACTCTCTTATATATCGCTTTTAATGCTCACCTAGCTTATCTAAATAAGACCATTTATGGATTGCCAGCagttattttaatatctAGACAGGTCGTAACCTATACATACTTCTAGTCTTACGGCAAGTGGATCCTGGTGtctataaatagttaagatGTAACGATAAGCCAGCCGACCTTATCTAAGGAGCTTGATCTGCCAATTAGATCTTGCATAAAAATAGTCATTGCACTgagcttaattaattaggctaGTGGAGAGGGAAGGTAATCCATACGGctaatttttatatatatttaacaCTAGCATACTACTTGCAGTCTCGAGGCAAAAAGAGTTAGTAAATTTCGTCACCATTgtattttaatacctttattacAGCGAAATTAGAGCCCAACATAATAAGGCGCTGTAATATAAGCTGCTAGTATCAATTCTTTCTCACCGAACTTTCTCATCTCTGCGGAAATCCTCGATGATATCCTGGTAGAAAGTATTATCCGTAAGTACATCCCATCCAGTCATCGCCATTGCCTTTCCAGAGATCACCGACCTCTCGTAAGCAATAGATGCCCCCGCCGCCTTAGTAAAACCAGCTGTATGGTTCTTCGACCCATCCCTCGCTGGGATACCAATGACTGCATGGAGAGCTGGTATAGCGTAAGACACATTTCCTTGATCTGTAGCTGCGGCAACAGGGCCCTCCGTCTTGAGGACTTTGATACCGTTGGCAGCTATGTGCTCTTGAAATGATTTGCATAAGGGTTCATTGACACGCAATTCTGAGTATCCGGCTTTTTCCTCAACGTCTAGCTTGCAACCGGTAG
Proteins encoded in this window:
- a CDS encoding probable ornithine aminotransferase, with amino-acid sequence MGIENHTQLTNGERHGPSTVVSSEEALKAEHDFSAKNYQSLPIVLSRGQGASVWDPEGRHYLDFHAASTALNHGHCHPKLVAAPVEQASRLTLTSRAFHNDIYPQFVRYVTGLFGYDRALPSSTGAEASETAIKVSRKWAYKVKGVPENEAIVLGAAGNHHGRTLATIALASDTMSRNNYGPLDPNISCTIPGTDRHIQLNDKAALEEAFEAAGFSLAAFIVEPIQGDAGVIVANDDYLQHARALCDKHNVLLICDEIQTGIGRTGKFLGHYWSGIRPDMVLLGKTMTGGMYPVSCVLGDDAVMLTVEPGTHGSTYGGNPLGAAVAMRALQVVEEEGLAENAERLGCVMRDGLKEIQAQTDIIETIRGRGLLNAMVIDQSKTNGHTGIRLCELMMEKGLLLKSSRTGIIRISPPLVIKEEEIKWSLRIIKESIDELTQLPHAT